The Pseudanabaena sp. FACHB-2040 genome includes a window with the following:
- a CDS encoding SDR family oxidoreductase: MKKTVLITGASTGIGRATAQYFVQQGWNVAATMRSAHKTGAWANAPNLITPYLDVTDKASIANAIEKTTDQFGAIDVVVNNAGYGLTGPLEGISADQLEQQFQTNVFGLVAVIQMVLPIMRCQNHGTIVNISSIGGRLAFPFASAYHASKFAVEGLSESLRFELKRHNIQIKLVEPGGIKTDFITRSQRWATHPAYEPELSNTMEMTTRLNDNLPGPEAVARVVYRAACDRTDKLRYPAQPGPYLLMRQFLPDRLWRTVVGMALNTHAGA; encoded by the coding sequence ATGAAGAAAACGGTTTTAATTACAGGCGCTTCAACTGGGATTGGGCGAGCAACGGCTCAGTACTTTGTGCAGCAAGGCTGGAACGTAGCGGCGACCATGCGGTCTGCCCATAAGACAGGTGCTTGGGCAAATGCGCCCAACCTCATCACACCCTATCTTGACGTCACGGATAAAGCGTCGATTGCAAATGCTATCGAGAAAACAACCGATCAGTTTGGTGCCATTGATGTGGTGGTCAACAATGCAGGCTATGGGCTAACAGGCCCACTGGAAGGGATTTCGGCTGATCAGCTAGAACAGCAGTTTCAAACCAATGTCTTTGGTCTGGTGGCGGTGATCCAAATGGTTTTGCCGATAATGCGGTGTCAAAATCACGGCACCATTGTGAATATTTCATCCATTGGAGGTCGTCTTGCGTTTCCCTTTGCCAGTGCCTACCATGCCTCAAAGTTTGCTGTTGAGGGTCTATCTGAGTCACTGCGCTTTGAGCTCAAACGCCACAACATTCAAATCAAGCTGGTGGAACCGGGCGGCATTAAAACTGACTTTATTACCCGCTCACAGCGGTGGGCGACCCACCCTGCCTATGAACCCGAACTGAGCAACACGATGGAGATGACCACTCGCCTAAACGACAACCTCCCGGGTCCAGAAGCAGTGGCAAGGGTTGTTTATCGAGCGGCCTGCGATCGCACCGACAAACTCCGCTACCCCGCCCAGCCCGGTCCTTACCTGCTGATGCGGCAGTTTCTGCCAGATCGTCTTTGGCGAACGGTTGTTGGCATGGCGCTTAATACTCACGCTGGAGCCTGA
- a CDS encoding MerR family transcriptional regulator, which yields MLIGELVKKTGLPKDTIRFYEKIGLIAAQERQAGTRSYKDYGDEAVEHLAMITQGKKLGFTLKEIKQLMDTWNTAAMPEAEQIRVIEHKLEEIAEKMQHLNVMKTYLTEKLSKLRQKPL from the coding sequence ATGCTAATCGGTGAGCTAGTCAAAAAAACGGGTCTGCCCAAAGACACGATTCGCTTTTACGAGAAAATTGGGCTCATTGCGGCTCAGGAGCGGCAGGCAGGTACACGCAGCTACAAGGACTACGGAGACGAGGCCGTTGAGCACCTTGCCATGATCACCCAAGGAAAAAAGCTAGGCTTTACCTTGAAAGAAATTAAGCAACTTATGGATACCTGGAATACGGCTGCAATGCCAGAAGCCGAGCAGATACGGGTAATCGAGCACAAGCTAGAGGAAATAGCTGAAAAAATGCAGCACTTGAATGTTATGAAAACCTATCTTACTGAAAAGCTAAGTAAACTCAGGCAGAAGCCGTTGTAA
- a CDS encoding Uma2 family endonuclease gives MSAAIDTGSKKQVYHRSRVLEYVIWQSYENRLEWFCLTNGEYQPLFPSSDGIIRSQVFLGLWLPVEALLSNQMPQVLEVLQQGLSSPEHAAFTQQLKQGN, from the coding sequence TTGAGTGCGGCTATTGATACAGGCAGCAAGAAGCAGGTGTATCACCGCAGTAGGGTTTTAGAGTATGTAATTTGGCAATCCTACGAGAATCGGCTTGAATGGTTTTGCCTCACCAATGGGGAGTATCAGCCGCTGTTTCCTAGTTCGGACGGCATCATTCGTAGCCAAGTATTCCTAGGGTTGTGGCTGCCTGTAGAGGCTCTTTTAAGCAACCAAATGCCGCAGGTGCTAGAGGTGCTTCAGCAGGGATTAAGTTCACCTGAACACGCAGCGTTTACACAGCAACTGAAGCAAGGAAATTAG
- the psaB gene encoding photosystem I core protein PsaB, giving the protein MATKFPKFSQGLAQDPTTRRIWYGIATAHDFESHDGMTEENLYQKIFASHFGHLAIIFLWTSGNLFHVAWQGNFPQWVKDPLHTSPIAHAIWDPHFGQPAVDAFTQAGATNPVNIAYSGVYHWWYTIGMRTNNDLYTGAVFLLLLSALFLFAGWLHLQPKFRPSLSWFKNAESRLNHHLAGLFGVSSLAWAGHLIHVAIPESRGQHVGWDNFLSVKPHPAGLGPFFTGNWGAYAQNPDTSQHIFSTSEGAGSAILTFLGGFHPQTESLWLTDMAHHHLAIAVIFIIAGHMYRTNFGIGHSIREILKAHRPPEGTPFGGALGEGHKGLYDTINNSLHFQLSLALAALGTVTSLVAQHQYSMPPYAFMSRSFTTQAALYTHHQYIAGFLMIGAFSHAAIFWIRDYDPAANKNNVLDRVLQHKEAIISHLSWVSLFLGFHTLGLYVHNDVVVAFGTPEKQILIEPVFAQFIQSSHGKMVYGMDVLLSNADSAARTGAAWLPGWLEGINNGNNSLFLSIGPGDFLIHHAIALGLHVTTLICVKGALDARGSKLMPDKKDFGFTFPCDGPGRSGTCQTSAWEQSFYLAMFWMLNLIGWVTFYWHWKHLSLWSGNMTQFNENSTYIMGWLRDYLWLNSSQVINGYNPFGMNNLAVWSWMFLFGHLVWATGFMFLISWRGYWQELIESIVWAHERTPLANIVRWKDKPVALSIVQGWLIGLAHFTVGYILTYAAFLIATTAGRFG; this is encoded by the coding sequence ATGGCAACTAAGTTCCCAAAATTTAGCCAGGGTCTGGCTCAGGATCCGACGACTCGTCGGATCTGGTACGGGATCGCCACAGCTCACGACTTTGAAAGCCACGATGGCATGACGGAAGAAAATCTTTACCAAAAGATTTTCGCGTCCCACTTTGGACACCTAGCCATCATCTTTCTGTGGACTTCTGGCAACCTGTTCCACGTAGCCTGGCAAGGCAACTTTCCACAGTGGGTTAAAGACCCACTTCATACCAGCCCGATCGCTCACGCGATTTGGGATCCTCACTTTGGTCAGCCTGCGGTAGATGCCTTTACCCAAGCTGGCGCTACAAACCCCGTCAATATCGCCTATTCCGGGGTTTACCACTGGTGGTACACCATCGGTATGCGGACCAACAACGACCTGTATACCGGGGCGGTGTTCCTGCTGCTGCTGTCTGCACTCTTTTTGTTTGCAGGCTGGCTGCACCTCCAGCCCAAGTTCCGTCCCAGCCTGTCCTGGTTTAAGAATGCCGAATCTCGGTTGAACCACCACCTGGCAGGTCTCTTTGGGGTCAGCTCCCTGGCCTGGGCCGGACACCTAATTCACGTGGCTATCCCTGAGTCTCGGGGCCAACACGTGGGCTGGGACAACTTCCTGTCGGTCAAACCGCACCCCGCCGGATTGGGGCCTTTCTTCACCGGCAACTGGGGAGCGTATGCCCAGAACCCCGATACCTCTCAGCATATTTTCAGTACGTCTGAGGGCGCGGGATCGGCAATTTTGACCTTCCTGGGAGGCTTCCATCCCCAGACGGAGTCTCTCTGGCTGACGGATATGGCCCACCACCACCTAGCCATTGCTGTGATCTTCATCATTGCGGGCCACATGTACCGGACTAACTTCGGTATTGGCCACAGCATTCGGGAGATCCTCAAGGCTCACCGTCCTCCCGAAGGCACCCCCTTTGGCGGCGCTTTGGGTGAAGGACACAAGGGCCTGTATGACACCATCAACAACTCCCTGCACTTCCAGCTCTCTCTGGCGCTGGCAGCTCTGGGAACGGTGACTTCGCTTGTGGCTCAGCACCAGTACTCGATGCCACCTTACGCGTTTATGTCCCGCAGCTTTACGACTCAAGCTGCGCTCTATACGCACCACCAGTACATTGCTGGCTTCCTGATGATTGGGGCCTTTTCCCATGCCGCGATCTTCTGGATTCGCGATTACGATCCGGCTGCCAACAAGAACAATGTTCTAGACCGGGTACTGCAGCACAAAGAAGCGATTATCTCTCACCTAAGTTGGGTGTCGCTTTTCTTGGGCTTCCATACCCTGGGTTTATACGTCCACAATGACGTGGTAGTGGCTTTCGGCACACCCGAAAAGCAAATCCTGATTGAGCCGGTCTTTGCCCAGTTCATTCAGTCCTCCCACGGCAAAATGGTCTACGGCATGGATGTGTTGCTGTCGAATGCCGATAGCGCTGCTCGCACCGGGGCTGCCTGGCTGCCGGGCTGGCTAGAAGGCATCAACAATGGCAACAACTCTCTGTTCCTCTCGATTGGGCCTGGAGATTTCCTGATTCACCATGCGATCGCACTGGGTCTACACGTCACGACTCTGATCTGCGTCAAGGGTGCTCTGGATGCCCGTGGCTCCAAGCTCATGCCCGACAAGAAAGACTTTGGTTTCACCTTCCCTTGCGATGGCCCTGGCCGGAGTGGGACGTGTCAAACCTCTGCCTGGGAGCAGTCTTTCTACCTGGCGATGTTCTGGATGCTCAACCTAATTGGCTGGGTTACCTTCTACTGGCACTGGAAACACCTGAGCCTGTGGTCGGGTAACATGACCCAGTTCAATGAAAACTCGACCTACATTATGGGCTGGCTGCGGGATTACCTGTGGCTCAACTCCTCTCAGGTCATCAATGGCTACAACCCCTTTGGGATGAACAATCTAGCCGTCTGGTCCTGGATGTTCCTATTCGGACACCTGGTCTGGGCCACCGGCTTCATGTTCCTAATCTCCTGGCGGGGTTACTGGCAAGAACTAATTGAGTCCATTGTTTGGGCTCACGAGCGCACACCGCTTGCTAACATCGTGCGCTGGAAAGATAAGCCCGTTGCACTGTCTATTGTGCAAGGTTGGCTGATCGGATTGGCTCACTTCACTGTGGGTTACATTCTCACCTACGCTGCCTTCCTCATAGCCACAACGGCAGGTCGATTTGGTTGA
- a CDS encoding MBL fold metallo-hydrolase, with product MLPANATPLNGSSYDSGSIFFVGTATVILRYAGFTILTDPNFLHQGDHVHLGYGLRSQRRTNPAIEIEELPPLDLVVLSHMHEDHFDRVAIEKLDKQVPIVSTPHAVKSLREKGFNKLQDLAPWQSLTVRKGDSALTITAMPGRHGPGLLAAALPPVMGSLLEFQEQGQTRFCLYITGDTLVIEELKEIPKRYPNIDIALLHLGGTKVFGVLLTMDAKQGLEALQIIAPKLAIPIHYNDYTVFKSPLEDFVAAVEAAGLESKVRYLNHGDTYTFEVAAASPM from the coding sequence GTGCTTCCTGCTAACGCAACCCCGCTTAACGGCAGCAGCTATGACAGCGGCTCCATTTTCTTTGTCGGAACGGCAACCGTTATCTTGCGCTATGCAGGCTTTACCATCCTGACTGATCCAAACTTTCTGCATCAGGGCGACCATGTGCATCTGGGCTATGGGTTGCGATCGCAACGCCGCACCAACCCCGCCATCGAAATCGAGGAACTGCCTCCCCTCGATCTGGTAGTGCTCTCTCATATGCATGAAGACCACTTCGACCGGGTAGCCATCGAGAAACTAGACAAGCAGGTGCCCATCGTCTCCACGCCTCACGCCGTTAAATCCCTGCGAGAAAAAGGCTTTAACAAGCTACAAGATCTAGCCCCCTGGCAAAGCCTGACGGTGCGCAAAGGTGATTCTGCCTTGACCATAACCGCCATGCCAGGGCGACACGGCCCCGGCCTGCTAGCAGCCGCCTTGCCACCTGTCATGGGCAGCCTGCTAGAGTTTCAGGAGCAGGGCCAAACCCGCTTCTGTCTCTACATCACTGGCGATACGCTGGTGATTGAGGAACTCAAAGAAATCCCCAAACGCTACCCCAATATCGACATTGCCCTGCTGCATCTAGGCGGCACCAAAGTCTTTGGTGTGCTGCTAACTATGGATGCCAAGCAAGGATTAGAAGCCCTGCAAATCATTGCACCAAAGCTAGCCATTCCCATCCACTACAACGACTACACAGTGTTTAAGTCACCCCTAGAAGATTTCGTCGCTGCGGTAGAAGCAGCCGGACTGGAGAGCAAGGTGAGATACCTCAATCACGGCGATACCTACACCTTTGAAGTAGCTGCAGCTTCGCCTATGTAG
- a CDS encoding mechanosensitive ion channel family protein produces MSAEVSTLWGKMQEMVNSFFALLPNIVLAIIVFFIFFFIARGIKTAVRNLTRNRRYARNLGLVLGRLAQGATVLVGLFIALSIVIPSLKAGDLVQLLGISGVAIGFAFRDILQNFLAGILILLTEPFQIDDQIVFKDFEGTVEHIETRATTIRTYDGRRIVIPNSELFTNSVLVNTAFENRRLEYDIGIGYGDDIDAARQLILETLYETEGILETPEPDVIVVDLAESTVNLRARWWVQPPRRADVLSLQDRVLTNIKNKLTANGVDMPFPTQQILFHDQTEETDGDRSRQREGWPVGKGNAPKPRSIGGSLRQLAEARSQRNGNGNGNGNDHDKGHAQSTNDAQR; encoded by the coding sequence ATGAGTGCAGAAGTTTCCACCCTCTGGGGGAAAATGCAGGAAATGGTGAACAGCTTCTTCGCCTTGCTGCCAAATATTGTATTGGCCATTATTGTTTTCTTTATCTTCTTCTTTATAGCTAGGGGAATTAAAACAGCGGTCAGAAACTTAACCCGCAATCGCCGCTATGCCCGAAATTTGGGTTTAGTCTTAGGGCGGTTGGCACAGGGAGCGACTGTTCTGGTGGGCCTGTTTATTGCACTTTCAATTGTCATCCCCTCCCTCAAGGCTGGCGATTTAGTGCAGCTTCTAGGTATTAGCGGTGTTGCCATCGGCTTTGCATTCCGAGACATCCTACAGAATTTTCTGGCTGGCATCTTAATTCTATTGACAGAGCCCTTTCAAATTGATGATCAAATTGTCTTCAAAGACTTTGAAGGGACTGTTGAGCACATTGAAACTAGAGCCACAACCATTAGAACTTACGACGGTCGCCGCATCGTCATTCCCAACTCAGAACTATTCACCAACTCAGTTCTAGTCAATACTGCCTTTGAGAATCGGCGGCTGGAGTACGATATCGGCATTGGTTACGGTGACGATATTGATGCTGCAAGGCAGTTAATTTTAGAAACCCTTTATGAAACCGAAGGGATTTTAGAAACCCCGGAGCCCGACGTCATTGTGGTCGATCTGGCTGAGAGCACCGTTAACCTTCGTGCTCGTTGGTGGGTGCAGCCTCCCCGCCGAGCAGATGTGCTGTCTCTGCAAGATCGGGTGCTTACTAACATCAAGAATAAGTTGACGGCCAACGGCGTTGATATGCCCTTTCCAACTCAGCAGATTTTGTTTCATGACCAGACAGAGGAAACCGATGGTGATCGATCTCGCCAACGTGAGGGCTGGCCGGTTGGAAAAGGTAACGCGCCTAAGCCCCGCAGCATTGGCGGCTCTTTGAGGCAGCTTGCTGAGGCGCGATCGCAACGCAATGGCAATGGCAACGGTAACGGCAATGACCATGACAAGGGCCATGCCCAATCTACGAACGACGCCCAAAGATAA
- a CDS encoding DUF2254 domain-containing protein produces MRNIRLSKLWDTLQSSYWFLPTIMAVGAIALAFGLVALDRTTPKDVPGLSWLYQGGADGARAVLSAIAGSMATVAATAFSITIVALQLASSSFGPRLLRNFMQDQGNQIVLGTFIATFIYCLLVLRTIRGEDYQLFVPQLSVTVGVVLAIISIGVLIYFIHHASTIIQVSHVIAEVSHDLEQVTDRLFPENLGQNFQNQEDGSEEIPGDFEANAYSVLATGTGYLQGIDDKTLMKIACQANLLLCLQTRPGEFILQKSPLVLVYPSDRISDKLEEHIRSAFLLGRDMTEQQDVAFPIEQLVEISLRALSPAINDPFTAIRCIDRLSAGLARLASREFPSPYRYDKSYKLRIIAEPVTFERLADTAFNQIRHYGCSDRMVASRLLDAIATVARFTRNSKQRYALQQHAEAVWSDSQRQLAQKQDLEAVEQHYQKALSALQRHQPLPTPHLKT; encoded by the coding sequence ATGAGAAATATCAGGCTCAGCAAACTTTGGGACACGCTGCAGTCCAGCTACTGGTTCTTGCCAACAATAATGGCGGTAGGTGCGATCGCACTCGCCTTTGGCCTAGTGGCCCTAGATCGCACAACGCCCAAAGACGTACCAGGCCTGAGCTGGCTCTATCAAGGGGGCGCGGATGGGGCGAGAGCCGTGCTGTCAGCTATTGCTGGATCGATGGCGACTGTAGCCGCAACCGCCTTTTCAATTACGATTGTGGCTTTGCAGCTAGCCTCATCCAGCTTTGGGCCACGACTGCTGCGAAATTTCATGCAGGATCAAGGCAATCAGATCGTTCTGGGCACCTTTATTGCCACATTTATCTACTGTCTCTTGGTGCTGCGAACCATTCGAGGAGAGGACTACCAGCTATTTGTGCCCCAGCTGTCGGTCACAGTCGGCGTAGTGTTGGCAATTATTAGCATCGGAGTGCTGATTTACTTCATCCACCATGCCTCTACGATTATCCAGGTGTCTCACGTCATTGCTGAGGTCAGTCATGATCTAGAGCAGGTTACCGACCGTTTATTTCCGGAAAACCTGGGTCAAAACTTCCAAAACCAAGAGGATGGTTCTGAAGAGATTCCAGGTGATTTTGAAGCAAATGCCTATTCAGTGCTGGCAACGGGAACAGGATATTTGCAGGGCATTGATGATAAGACGCTGATGAAAATTGCCTGCCAAGCCAATCTCCTGCTTTGCCTGCAGACTCGACCAGGCGAGTTTATCCTGCAGAAAAGCCCTTTAGTTTTGGTCTACCCTAGCGATCGCATCTCCGACAAACTGGAGGAGCATATCAGAAGCGCTTTTCTGCTGGGCAGAGATATGACCGAGCAGCAGGACGTGGCCTTTCCCATCGAACAGCTAGTGGAAATTTCCCTGCGGGCCTTATCTCCAGCTATCAATGATCCGTTTACGGCAATTCGCTGCATTGACCGCTTATCCGCTGGGCTGGCCCGATTAGCAAGCCGTGAGTTTCCGTCTCCCTACCGGTACGACAAGTCTTACAAGCTCCGGATTATCGCTGAGCCCGTCACTTTTGAGCGACTGGCAGATACTGCTTTCAATCAGATTCGGCACTACGGCTGCTCAGATCGAATGGTGGCAAGTCGGCTGCTAGATGCGATCGCAACCGTCGCCCGCTTTACGCGCAACTCAAAGCAGCGCTATGCGCTGCAGCAGCATGCTGAGGCCGTCTGGTCCGATAGCCAGCGGCAACTCGCCCAAAAGCAAGATTTAGAAGCTGTAGAGCAGCACTATCAAAAGGCTCTAAGCGCACTGCAGCGCCATCAGCCGCTACCAACACCTCACCTAAAAACTTAG
- a CDS encoding potassium channel family protein, whose translation MTERLDLSAQRALEQEQQGVLQQLEDWLEIPMLLLGFVWLALFIVEIIWGLSSFLEAASTTIWIIFILDFAIKIMIAPRKWAYLKKSWLTVFSLLLPALRVFRVVHVAQALRGVRAVRGLKLLRVMTRTNRGMRALAASVNRRGFGYIVGLTLIVVLIGAAGMYTFENEVPNGLESYGSALWWTAMTITTMGSDYFPETPEGRVLCFLLALYAFAVFGYVTATIATFFVGRDAEDEQAEIAGAKSIELLYSEIKALRAEVQALSSKQSIDQQ comes from the coding sequence ATGACTGAGCGGCTTGATCTCTCTGCCCAACGAGCATTGGAGCAAGAACAGCAGGGCGTTTTGCAGCAGTTAGAAGACTGGCTCGAAATTCCCATGCTGCTTCTAGGCTTTGTGTGGCTAGCCTTATTTATCGTTGAAATCATTTGGGGCTTAAGCTCATTTCTAGAAGCGGCTAGCACAACCATTTGGATTATTTTCATCCTAGATTTTGCCATCAAAATCATGATAGCCCCTCGCAAGTGGGCCTATCTAAAGAAAAGCTGGCTCACCGTTTTCTCCTTGCTCTTGCCTGCCTTGCGCGTATTTCGGGTGGTGCATGTGGCGCAGGCACTCCGAGGCGTGAGAGCCGTTAGAGGGCTGAAGCTCTTAAGAGTCATGACGCGCACCAATCGCGGCATGCGGGCTCTAGCTGCCAGCGTAAATCGACGAGGATTTGGATACATTGTTGGGCTGACTCTGATAGTGGTTCTGATTGGCGCAGCAGGGATGTATACCTTTGAAAATGAAGTGCCAAACGGGCTTGAAAGCTACGGCAGTGCTCTATGGTGGACCGCTATGACCATCACAACAATGGGCTCAGACTACTTCCCAGAAACGCCAGAAGGTCGAGTTCTCTGCTTTTTACTAGCTCTATATGCCTTTGCCGTATTTGGCTATGTCACTGCCACCATCGCCACCTTCTTTGTAGGCCGAGATGCAGAAGATGAGCAGGCAGAAATTGCTGGAGCCAAATCAATCGAGCTGCTTTATTCAGAAATCAAGGCTTTGCGCGCCGAGGTCCAGGCTTTGTCTAGCAAACAGTCTATTGATCAGCAGTAG
- a CDS encoding Nramp family divalent metal transporter, producing MSHSTKAQTPSQETSDNPQQVPQPPKGKDWLKWLGPSFIWMLSAAGSGELLFTPRIAALYGYALLWALVAAVVLKWFINREVGRFTVCTGITILEGFKRLPGPKNWAIWLILVPQFAVAISTVAGMAGAAATALILMTGGTVQLWTVIIILVTASIVFLGQYDGVEKVSSYIGIGRTLAVVAAAIFVFPNLSRLGGGLVPQIPSDVQYQEILPWLGFMLAGAAGLMWYSYWVGARGYGAATAKRENPVDFDQLDSDHQQRLQGWLKLMTFSNTLAVIGALLAALSFLILGAELLQPEGLVPKENQVAETLGSLLGNLWGPFGFWFMVAIVFVTFCSTAMSVQDGFGRMFADGTQILVRGFGGNGQWTNETFLRKFYLVTLLAGLPIAVYLWLGEPVGLLQTAGAIEAAHIPIVTGLTLYLNHRMLPQSLKPSSLTFWATVLAGVFFAVFAIIYLLQLTGLMGMGSS from the coding sequence ATGAGCCACTCCACAAAAGCCCAAACCCCATCACAGGAAACCTCGGATAATCCCCAACAGGTACCTCAACCGCCTAAGGGAAAAGACTGGCTGAAATGGCTAGGGCCAAGCTTCATTTGGATGCTCTCTGCAGCAGGATCCGGCGAACTGCTGTTTACCCCTCGCATTGCTGCGCTTTACGGCTATGCCCTACTGTGGGCCTTGGTCGCAGCAGTCGTTCTCAAATGGTTTATCAACCGTGAGGTTGGGCGCTTTACCGTTTGTACAGGCATCACTATTTTGGAGGGATTCAAGCGACTCCCTGGCCCTAAAAACTGGGCTATTTGGCTGATTCTAGTGCCTCAATTTGCCGTAGCAATCTCGACCGTTGCAGGCATGGCTGGGGCAGCAGCAACAGCCTTAATTCTGATGACAGGGGGTACTGTGCAGCTCTGGACAGTCATCATCATTCTAGTAACCGCTTCAATCGTCTTTCTCGGGCAATACGACGGTGTAGAGAAAGTGTCGTCGTACATCGGCATTGGCCGCACCCTAGCAGTCGTTGCCGCCGCCATCTTTGTTTTCCCCAACCTAAGCCGTTTGGGCGGTGGGTTAGTGCCGCAAATCCCCAGCGATGTGCAGTATCAGGAAATTCTTCCCTGGCTAGGCTTCATGCTGGCCGGTGCCGCAGGATTGATGTGGTACTCCTACTGGGTAGGGGCCAGAGGCTACGGCGCGGCTACCGCTAAGCGGGAAAATCCAGTTGACTTTGACCAGCTTGATAGCGACCACCAGCAGCGGCTGCAGGGTTGGCTGAAGCTGATGACGTTCTCAAACACCCTGGCCGTAATAGGGGCTCTGCTAGCCGCCCTCTCTTTCCTAATTTTGGGGGCTGAGCTGCTGCAGCCAGAGGGATTGGTTCCTAAAGAAAATCAGGTTGCAGAAACATTGGGCAGCCTGCTAGGTAACCTGTGGGGTCCCTTTGGCTTCTGGTTCATGGTAGCGATTGTCTTCGTTACCTTCTGCAGTACAGCAATGTCGGTACAGGATGGCTTTGGCCGCATGTTTGCCGACGGCACTCAAATTTTGGTGCGGGGCTTTGGTGGCAATGGCCAATGGACCAACGAAACGTTTCTGCGCAAGTTTTACCTTGTGACCTTGCTGGCAGGGTTGCCCATTGCCGTCTACCTGTGGTTGGGCGAACCGGTTGGCCTGCTGCAAACGGCAGGAGCCATCGAGGCAGCCCACATTCCTATCGTCACCGGGCTAACGCTCTATCTCAACCACCGAATGCTGCCCCAGAGCCTAAAACCCTCTTCCTTAACCTTTTGGGCCACCGTGCTAGCAGGAGTATTTTTTGCAGTCTTTGCCATCATCTATCTGCTTCAGCTAACGGGCCTCATGGGAATGGGAAGCAGCTAA
- a CDS encoding HAD family hydrolase, giving the protein MSLNTPSTAKTTRSTKPVCNRIAIVFDFDDTLAPDTFDALIESLELDVETFRQERYQPLLDAGWDSTLARGYALLQESQRRQPNQRITRDYLVQLGKQFQPFDGLEEMFDRLHQIVRDLNPKIDLEFYVISGGIEEIACHTSIAHNFKRIWGCQFHYDDRGEIDFLKRVISHTEKARYLMQIASGQESVEGNGRSFAYRDMPEDQLHVPLSQMIYVGDGASDVPCFSVINDEGGISLGVYKDAQTWDDEIQVSESQRVANLAEADYRADSELMRSLTLALESLCKQITLRQLSLDE; this is encoded by the coding sequence ATGTCACTAAACACCCCTTCCACTGCCAAAACGACTCGGTCTACTAAGCCCGTTTGTAACCGCATTGCAATTGTCTTTGACTTTGATGACACCCTGGCCCCCGATACCTTTGATGCACTGATTGAAAGCCTGGAACTGGATGTAGAAACCTTTCGCCAGGAGCGTTATCAACCGCTTCTAGATGCCGGATGGGATAGTACTTTAGCGCGAGGATATGCGCTGCTCCAGGAATCGCAGCGGCGACAGCCCAACCAGCGCATTACCCGCGACTACCTAGTCCAGCTAGGAAAACAGTTTCAGCCCTTCGATGGGCTAGAGGAAATGTTTGACCGGCTGCACCAGATAGTCCGTGACCTAAACCCAAAGATTGACCTAGAGTTTTACGTCATCTCTGGCGGCATTGAAGAAATTGCCTGCCATACCTCCATCGCCCACAACTTCAAAAGAATTTGGGGCTGCCAATTTCACTACGATGATCGAGGCGAAATCGATTTTCTCAAGCGGGTCATCAGCCACACAGAAAAAGCTCGCTACCTAATGCAGATAGCAAGCGGTCAAGAGAGCGTTGAAGGAAACGGTCGCTCCTTTGCCTACCGAGACATGCCTGAAGATCAGCTGCACGTACCCCTTTCCCAGATGATCTACGTGGGGGATGGAGCCTCGGACGTTCCCTGCTTCTCGGTGATTAACGATGAGGGCGGCATTAGCCTAGGAGTTTATAAAGATGCCCAGACATGGGACGACGAAATTCAAGTAAGCGAGAGCCAGCGGGTGGCAAATCTGGCAGAAGCAGATTATCGAGCCGATTCTGAACTCATGCGATCGCTCACGTTAGCCCTAGAAAGCCTCTGTAAGCAGATTACGCTGCGCCAGTTGAGCCTTGATGAATAG